Proteins found in one Fulvitalea axinellae genomic segment:
- a CDS encoding helix-turn-helix domain-containing protein, with protein MPALYRHLDYEARRKIERYANAGFSMRRIAMVLGVSPSTVSREMGRNSYRDFYSAQHAQAYYEARKFLSAPKYRGRLVFRCSPIGVSLRTPKTDRLLTAWASDYRNARYRRNGDRPDSVYRNIRRRRASLFAVWDKPIQPRLMKLKLQHFGQKETLPGEVNPFGDPPKTWKTPEPLAEHTVMARNLCA; from the coding sequence ATGCCCGCACTCTACAGACATTTGGACTACGAAGCCCGCCGGAAGATAGAGCGTTACGCCAACGCCGGGTTCTCCATGCGCCGGATAGCGATGGTGTTGGGCGTGAGTCCTTCCACTGTCAGCAGGGAGATGGGGCGCAACAGCTATCGCGACTTTTATTCGGCCCAGCACGCGCAGGCGTATTATGAGGCCCGGAAGTTTTTATCGGCCCCCAAGTACCGTGGGAGGCTTGTTTTCAGGTGCTCTCCTATTGGTGTCAGTCTCCGGACACCGAAAACCGACCGCCTTTTGACGGCTTGGGCCTCGGACTACCGCAACGCCCGCTACCGCCGTAACGGAGATCGTCCCGACAGTGTCTACCGTAACATCCGCCGACGCAGGGCCAGCCTGTTCGCCGTGTGGGACAAGCCGATACAGCCCCGACTGATGAAACTTAAGCTGCAGCACTTCGGCCAAAAAGAGACCCTGCCGGGAGAAGTTAACCCCTTCGGCGATCCGCCGAAAACTTGGAAAACCCCGGAACCACTCGCCGAACACACCGTTATGGCACGGAATCTTTGCGCCTAA
- a CDS encoding IS701 family transposase, with protein MKRRDGFELYTDYLIASRGQATSTGLSASLDNQIPHDYFSDLLKQPDMDQKAFWKEVKSFARSIEGEEAVLSIDDCIVHKPHSSENDIVAYHFDHTVGKAVKGINSLNFLLSNTVEGQTVNCPVAYEIVHKTVKYIDKNGKEKRKSEKTKNEMVLEVLHRLNFLNKLVFRYILFDTWFTASDTLKYIHYKLKKVFVCPLKSNRNIAMSEKDKNEGKFIHVSDAPIESGQVKRVWVKGVDFPVTLAKQVFTNRDRSTAEQWLVTNGENMAFEDIVAIYQKRWKVEEFHKSLKQNTMLGKSPTKMEITQLNHIFASMIAYIKLEKLKVKEKLNHFAIKSKLYLKMIKAAMEELDALRSA; from the coding sequence ATGAAAAGGAGAGACGGATTTGAATTATACACGGATTATCTTATTGCCAGTCGAGGGCAAGCCACCTCAACAGGGCTCTCAGCATCTTTGGACAATCAGATTCCCCATGATTATTTCAGCGACCTCCTCAAGCAACCGGACATGGACCAAAAGGCTTTTTGGAAAGAGGTGAAGTCTTTCGCCAGGAGTATTGAGGGCGAAGAGGCGGTTTTGAGTATCGACGATTGCATTGTCCACAAGCCTCATTCCTCGGAAAACGACATCGTAGCTTATCATTTCGACCATACTGTAGGCAAAGCGGTCAAAGGGATCAACTCCCTTAACTTTCTTCTGAGCAATACCGTGGAAGGACAAACGGTTAACTGTCCGGTCGCTTATGAGATCGTCCACAAGACGGTGAAATACATAGACAAGAACGGGAAGGAAAAGCGTAAAAGCGAGAAAACGAAAAATGAGATGGTACTGGAAGTTTTACACCGTCTAAACTTTCTGAACAAACTGGTTTTCAGGTACATTCTTTTCGATACGTGGTTCACCGCCAGCGATACGCTGAAGTATATTCATTACAAGCTCAAGAAGGTTTTCGTTTGCCCGCTGAAGAGCAACAGGAATATAGCAATGAGCGAAAAGGACAAAAACGAGGGCAAATTCATTCACGTTTCGGATGCGCCTATTGAAAGCGGTCAAGTGAAGCGGGTGTGGGTCAAGGGAGTTGATTTTCCTGTCACGCTCGCCAAACAAGTCTTTACAAACAGGGACCGGTCGACCGCGGAACAATGGCTGGTTACCAACGGGGAGAACATGGCTTTCGAGGATATCGTAGCGATCTACCAAAAACGGTGGAAAGTCGAGGAGTTCCATAAGTCGCTCAAGCAAAACACGATGTTAGGCAAGTCTCCCACAAAGATGGAGATTACCCAATTGAACCACATCTTCGCTTCCATGATCGCCTACATAAAACTGGAAAAACTGAAGGTTAAGGAGAAGCTGAATCACTTTGCGATAAAATCAAAATTGTATTTGAAGATGATAAAGGCTGCCATGGAAGAACTTGACGCCTTGCGGTCGGCCTGA
- a CDS encoding 6-bladed beta-propeller: MLSKRLPLLFLIAILFGACSSEADKGFSVFPVDPDNTAPADITEIAENVEVIPLETADSCMVGKWMQAKVTPDYLFVASARTKLFQFDRKGKFLRQIGKPGKGPGEYGNRFSDFAVSPKDEMVYMLSRKKVMAYSFDGAFMGSFPTGGFGEFIHYKDGVLRVFSKEFGVKSEGKQYNVYNLHSYDSKGTIIDSLSVNKVHTPKMVVSVGPAGTQYFASAGGNDYVFAPVMVRELGQNDTLFQLKNRKLKASVLLDFGEKGRGENRAISLMNLFRTERYLFSSYMYERKSRMYCRDMKTGKEFNLVNGFSVPEWSETPLMLLPLDVTDNKLYFYQWGHDLEGKIDGVTEESNPVIFVVNLKK, from the coding sequence ATGCTAAGCAAAAGACTACCGCTACTTTTTTTGATTGCGATTCTGTTTGGGGCCTGTAGCTCCGAGGCCGACAAAGGCTTTTCCGTATTTCCAGTGGATCCCGACAACACGGCACCGGCCGATATTACGGAGATTGCCGAGAATGTGGAGGTAATCCCTCTGGAAACCGCCGATTCCTGTATGGTGGGCAAGTGGATGCAGGCGAAGGTTACTCCGGACTACCTCTTTGTAGCCAGCGCCAGAACGAAGCTTTTTCAGTTTGACCGTAAAGGGAAATTTCTCAGGCAAATCGGAAAGCCGGGCAAAGGGCCGGGCGAGTACGGCAACCGTTTCTCCGATTTTGCCGTGTCGCCCAAGGACGAAATGGTGTATATGCTATCGAGGAAGAAGGTAATGGCCTATAGCTTCGACGGGGCTTTTATGGGGTCTTTTCCCACTGGAGGGTTCGGTGAGTTTATACATTACAAAGACGGAGTCTTGAGAGTGTTCAGCAAAGAATTTGGTGTGAAGTCGGAAGGGAAGCAATACAATGTTTACAACCTTCACAGTTACGACAGTAAGGGAACGATAATCGACAGCCTTTCGGTAAACAAGGTGCACACGCCGAAGATGGTGGTTTCCGTAGGTCCGGCGGGAACACAGTATTTCGCTTCCGCAGGGGGCAATGATTATGTTTTCGCCCCTGTAATGGTTCGCGAATTAGGACAGAACGACACCTTGTTTCAGTTAAAGAACAGAAAGCTGAAGGCGAGCGTTTTGTTGGATTTCGGGGAGAAGGGTCGTGGAGAAAACAGAGCGATAAGCCTTATGAACCTTTTCCGTACGGAACGGTACCTGTTTTCGTCTTATATGTACGAACGCAAATCGAGAATGTATTGCCGGGATATGAAAACGGGCAAGGAGTTTAATTTGGTGAACGGGTTCTCGGTGCCCGAATGGTCAGAAACGCCACTGATGCTTTTGCCATTGGACGTGACGGACAATAAACTCTACTTTTATCAATGGGGCCATGACCTTGAGGGCAAAATCGACGGTGTGACGGAGGAATCCAATCCTGTGATTTTTGTCGTGAACCTGAAAAAATAA
- a CDS encoding alpha/beta hydrolase — protein sequence MKKKKAYIALAVLGILGIAGYFLVSTLFSGPLYSVGELTESPRYAHLLKACDKTDKANHFVLNDDISIYYQKYGEGKPALVIHGGPGIPPSGEWPGLDRLTSSYAMHYYHQRGCGQSTRPFDTFESGNFFENMKLLDENLGIPAQLADIEQIRKKLGTEKITLIGHSFGGFLASLYASEFPDNVEALVLIAPASVLRMPVEGEDLFGTVRSKLPENEKKNFDLYLERFFDFGSLFEKSESELAKLHSEFIPYYQMATGMPVGGHVEGIGGWHQFACYISMGKKHDYSKSLANIKAPTLILHGDKDLSKPESVKLYRENIPGNRFELIRGAGHFIFADRPNELYQTVSEFLSSAGN from the coding sequence ATGAAAAAGAAAAAAGCCTACATCGCTTTGGCCGTATTGGGAATCCTTGGCATCGCTGGTTACTTTTTGGTTTCCACGCTGTTTTCCGGTCCCTTGTATTCGGTAGGGGAACTCACCGAATCCCCAAGGTACGCCCACTTACTGAAAGCCTGCGACAAAACCGACAAAGCTAACCATTTCGTGCTCAACGACGACATCTCCATTTATTACCAAAAATACGGCGAAGGCAAACCGGCGCTGGTAATACACGGTGGCCCAGGAATACCGCCTTCCGGAGAGTGGCCGGGATTAGACCGGCTCACGTCCAGTTACGCCATGCACTATTACCACCAACGCGGATGCGGACAATCCACCCGGCCGTTTGACACCTTCGAATCGGGAAATTTTTTCGAGAACATGAAACTCTTGGACGAAAACTTAGGCATTCCCGCCCAATTGGCCGACATCGAGCAAATCAGAAAAAAACTGGGCACGGAAAAAATCACGCTGATAGGGCATTCTTTCGGCGGTTTTCTAGCCAGTCTATACGCTTCGGAATTCCCCGATAATGTCGAAGCCCTAGTCCTTATCGCTCCCGCGTCCGTACTGCGTATGCCCGTCGAGGGTGAAGACCTTTTCGGAACCGTCAGGTCCAAGCTTCCCGAAAACGAGAAAAAGAACTTCGACCTTTACCTCGAAAGGTTTTTCGACTTCGGTTCCCTTTTCGAAAAATCCGAAAGCGAACTGGCAAAACTCCACAGCGAATTCATACCCTACTACCAAATGGCCACGGGCATGCCTGTCGGCGGACACGTTGAAGGAATAGGCGGCTGGCACCAGTTCGCATGCTATATAAGCATGGGCAAAAAACACGATTACTCCAAGAGCTTGGCTAATATCAAAGCGCCCACGCTTATTCTTCACGGCGACAAGGACCTAAGCAAACCCGAAAGCGTAAAACTATACAGGGAGAATATCCCCGGAAACCGTTTTGAGCTGATCCGTGGCGCCGGACACTTTATCTTCGCCGACAGACCTAATGAGCTTTACCAAACCGTTTCGGAATTTCTGTCTTCCGCCGGAAACTAA
- a CDS encoding BtrH N-terminal domain-containing protein, producing MIIDNFEPFNGQHCETTATGSLLKQLGINLSEPMLFGIGEGLGYIFWNMRIMEFPFIGGRIKPDELTENICLNLNLDLEVKETCSERKAWQNITQALDNGKAVGLKLDCYHLEYFTKKIHFAGHYASIYGYDEDFAYLNDTNQQGRDAKTSLKSLALARNERGPMSSRNLSYTISKNNELPDMKLTVRQAINNNASDFLNPPIKNIGYKGILKTSGEIKKWFATSENIKRDFHTTASLMESGGTGGSLFRNIYRDFLGEASEMLESDPLAKAGQEYSSIAKLWKNVAELFVQAGETEDIKHINQASEILIELSEREKTVMEQLKKATE from the coding sequence ATGATTATCGACAACTTTGAGCCTTTTAACGGCCAACACTGCGAGACTACAGCTACCGGCAGTCTATTAAAGCAATTGGGGATAAACCTCTCCGAACCTATGCTCTTCGGTATAGGCGAAGGCTTGGGCTATATATTCTGGAACATGAGAATTATGGAATTCCCCTTTATAGGGGGAAGGATAAAGCCTGACGAACTTACCGAAAACATTTGCCTAAACCTGAATCTGGATCTGGAAGTGAAGGAGACATGTTCGGAGAGAAAAGCCTGGCAAAACATTACTCAAGCGCTGGACAACGGAAAAGCGGTAGGGCTAAAGCTGGACTGTTACCATCTGGAATATTTTACCAAGAAGATACATTTCGCCGGACATTACGCCTCCATATACGGATACGACGAGGACTTCGCATACCTAAACGACACGAACCAACAGGGACGTGACGCCAAGACGAGCCTTAAGAGCTTGGCTTTGGCAAGAAACGAACGGGGGCCTATGTCTTCGAGAAACCTTTCCTACACCATATCGAAAAATAATGAGTTGCCCGATATGAAACTGACCGTCAGGCAAGCGATAAACAATAACGCATCGGATTTCCTGAACCCTCCGATAAAGAACATAGGCTACAAAGGCATATTGAAAACGAGCGGGGAAATAAAAAAGTGGTTTGCCACAAGCGAGAACATCAAGAGGGATTTCCATACCACCGCCAGCCTAATGGAAAGCGGAGGGACGGGTGGCTCGCTATTCAGAAACATATACCGCGATTTTTTAGGCGAAGCGAGTGAAATGCTTGAGTCGGATCCTCTGGCCAAAGCCGGCCAAGAATACAGCTCCATAGCCAAACTCTGGAAAAACGTAGCCGAATTATTTGTACAGGCGGGAGAAACGGAAGATATAAAACACATTAATCAGGCCTCTGAAATACTAATAGAGCTCTCCGAAAGAGAAAAAACGGTAATGGAGCAGTTGAAAAAGGCTACAGAATAA
- a CDS encoding class I SAM-dependent methyltransferase, with the protein MQSLFDKVLTVSIQRSPAVRNFCRRFFSTNVKVKHLLLRFEFLEKSIRNFYPEESLRQKRFYNIGAGSQRSRFGFWSYVDLKTSDYEKSGIDIFFDLESLEPLPLERDMAEVIFSSFVIEHISKEATKNFCKEAFKALKKGGVFHSKVHCYEYGLRLLRHGLLSPKIPFECRESHMELDAFIKKHKGKVSAEFGQDGEYVVRSDEEPSNRVAFSPSDGFLFHNATSTLSAVKERHGEASGLMDELKERRTGDVYKVLKEGYVDKAKRQPHQHNADYFSKEELYEYIKGLGFSEVYFTQPYQSVSPVLWEDKLNHTHEGFLFSIEAIK; encoded by the coding sequence ATGCAGTCTTTGTTTGACAAGGTACTTACCGTATCTATCCAGCGGTCGCCAGCGGTCCGCAATTTTTGCCGTCGTTTTTTTTCGACAAACGTGAAGGTGAAACACCTGTTGCTCCGGTTCGAGTTTTTGGAAAAGTCTATCCGTAATTTTTATCCGGAAGAAAGCCTTCGGCAGAAACGCTTTTACAATATAGGGGCGGGCAGTCAGAGGAGCCGTTTCGGTTTTTGGTCATACGTGGACCTGAAAACGAGCGACTACGAGAAAAGCGGGATCGATATTTTCTTTGATTTGGAGTCTTTGGAACCGTTGCCCTTGGAGCGTGATATGGCCGAGGTTATTTTCAGCTCGTTTGTGATTGAGCATATCTCGAAAGAGGCGACGAAGAATTTTTGCAAAGAGGCTTTCAAGGCGCTTAAGAAGGGCGGAGTGTTCCACTCCAAAGTCCACTGTTACGAATATGGTTTGCGTCTGTTGCGACACGGTCTTTTGTCTCCCAAAATCCCCTTCGAATGCAGGGAAAGCCATATGGAGCTGGACGCGTTTATCAAAAAGCATAAAGGTAAAGTGTCCGCCGAGTTTGGGCAAGATGGTGAATATGTAGTAAGAAGCGATGAGGAACCGTCTAACCGTGTGGCTTTCTCCCCTTCCGATGGTTTTCTGTTTCACAACGCGACATCCACGCTTTCGGCGGTGAAGGAACGCCATGGAGAGGCTTCGGGCTTGATGGACGAGTTAAAAGAGCGCCGAACGGGAGATGTTTACAAAGTGTTGAAGGAGGGATATGTTGACAAAGCCAAAAGGCAACCGCACCAACATAACGCAGACTATTTTTCGAAAGAGGAATTATATGAGTACATAAAAGGGTTGGGATTTTCCGAAGTGTATTTCACGCAACCTTATCAGAGTGTCAGTCCCGTATTGTGGGAAGACAAACTGAACCACACGCATGAGGGTTTTCTATTCTCGATAGAGGCCATTAAGTAA
- a CDS encoding DUF1493 family protein, producing MSDDWRHDKRFLFLLEDYSGTTDIDASLDLEYDLGLTGDDAVEFFEEYEKTFNVDMAGFNLSDYFHSEGENALLWLKKSSTEERRRSVC from the coding sequence ATGAGTGATGATTGGCGACATGATAAACGGTTTTTATTCTTATTGGAAGATTATTCGGGGACAACCGATATTGACGCTTCTTTAGACCTGGAATATGATTTGGGGTTGACGGGAGACGATGCGGTAGAATTCTTCGAAGAGTACGAAAAGACGTTTAATGTTGATATGGCTGGGTTTAATTTATCGGATTACTTCCACTCGGAGGGTGAAAATGCCTTGCTCTGGCTTAAAAAATCTTCAACAGAAGAAAGACGAAGAAGCGTTTGCTAG
- a CDS encoding HAD family hydrolase: protein MDTTPITDLLLILDIDETLVYATPDPLGRPEDFRVGPYRVYKRPGLEAFLDFAFRYFRVAVWSSASDAYVEEMVKKLGMEGKLEFAWGRSRATLRNALPSYLESDMLFGNLGHQHYIKRLKKVKKLGFSLDKTLMVDDSPHKLQQNYGNAIIVSEFTGDELDDELRLLARYLMSFQGCENVRCIEKRYWNVV, encoded by the coding sequence ATGGACACCACTCCAATAACAGACCTCCTCCTTATACTGGACATAGACGAAACCTTGGTCTACGCCACCCCGGATCCGTTAGGCAGGCCCGAAGATTTCCGTGTCGGGCCGTACCGGGTTTACAAAAGGCCGGGGCTTGAGGCGTTTCTTGATTTTGCTTTCCGCTATTTCCGTGTGGCCGTTTGGTCCTCGGCGTCCGACGCCTATGTGGAGGAGATGGTGAAAAAGCTTGGGATGGAGGGTAAGCTTGAATTTGCTTGGGGAAGGTCTCGGGCTACGTTGCGGAACGCCTTGCCCTCGTACTTGGAGAGTGATATGCTCTTCGGGAATTTGGGGCACCAACACTATATCAAGCGCCTTAAAAAAGTAAAGAAGCTGGGCTTTTCGTTAGACAAGACCCTGATGGTGGACGATTCCCCGCATAAGCTTCAGCAAAACTACGGCAACGCCATAATAGTCTCGGAGTTTACGGGCGACGAATTGGACGACGAACTTCGGTTACTGGCCCGTTACCTTATGAGCTTCCAAGGATGTGAGAACGTAAGGTGTATAGAGAAGAGATATTGGAACGTGGTGTGA
- a CDS encoding leucine-rich repeat domain-containing protein, with product MSSTIKKIEKCISKQSKRLNLCDSDFSIDSPEFQLLKQCTHLTELYLGNNDWERLDGLETLTELRHLCLGNSWLESVEGLGGLKKLKRLDLFGNSIQKLRGLESLTGLRELDLSSNNIHRIEGLDKLEALTKLNLSQNRIQETKGLDKLTSLTHLDLRFNKISEIKGLENLAKLKRLDLSDNRILSIRGLESLTALRELNIRSNGIQKIEGLENLKGLRELYLGDNLIQKAEGLETLKKLERLDLSGNRIQKVEGLEQLHALTYLNLDFNKINRLEGLENLRKLEALKVKGEAIVNIEAIDPILNTGQPLDFQHTTSRVLENESTPPHHGSQDINAFFELDCPKLRDEYLRTIAQWPEFSYDRYYWQVVKSFTGEVKRLYMDWLIRNYRERKPLPEESV from the coding sequence ATGTCATCCACCATAAAGAAAATAGAGAAATGCATCTCCAAACAAAGCAAAAGGCTGAACCTGTGCGACAGTGATTTTTCCATAGACTCTCCGGAGTTCCAACTGTTAAAACAATGTACCCACCTGACCGAACTGTATTTGGGCAACAATGATTGGGAAAGGCTTGACGGGCTGGAAACGCTGACGGAACTAAGGCACCTGTGTCTGGGCAATAGCTGGCTTGAGAGTGTTGAGGGGCTTGGGGGATTGAAAAAGCTTAAACGGCTGGATTTATTCGGCAACAGCATACAAAAACTCCGGGGATTGGAGTCCTTGACCGGCTTGAGGGAACTTGACCTCAGCTCAAACAATATCCATAGAATAGAGGGGCTGGACAAACTGGAGGCTTTGACCAAGCTGAATTTAAGCCAAAACCGGATTCAAGAGACCAAAGGGCTGGACAAATTGACTTCCTTGACTCATCTGGACCTAAGGTTCAATAAAATAAGCGAGATAAAGGGACTGGAAAACTTGGCAAAACTCAAACGGTTGGATTTGTCCGATAACAGAATCCTAAGCATAAGGGGGCTGGAATCGTTAACCGCCCTAAGGGAACTGAATATCCGCTCCAACGGCATCCAAAAAATAGAGGGCTTGGAAAACCTCAAAGGCCTAAGAGAGCTTTACCTAGGCGATAACCTGATACAAAAAGCCGAAGGGCTGGAAACGCTTAAGAAGCTGGAACGTCTGGACCTATCAGGCAACAGGATACAAAAGGTGGAAGGGCTGGAACAGCTACACGCACTCACTTACCTGAATCTGGATTTCAATAAGATCAACAGGCTGGAGGGGCTGGAAAACCTACGCAAACTAGAGGCGCTGAAAGTCAAAGGGGAGGCTATCGTGAATATCGAGGCCATAGACCCCATCCTAAACACGGGCCAACCGCTGGACTTCCAACACACTACGTCACGCGTTCTCGAAAACGAAAGTACCCCACCCCACCACGGAAGCCAAGATATAAACGCATTCTTCGAACTCGACTGTCCCAAGCTCCGCGACGAGTACCTTCGGACGATAGCCCAATGGCCGGAGTTTTCGTATGACCGTTATTATTGGCAAGTTGTCAAGTCATTCACCGGGGAAGTCAAAAGGTTGTATATGGATTGGCTGATACGGAACTACAGAGAGCGTAAGCCCTTGCCGGAAGAGAGTGTTTAG
- a CDS encoding helix-turn-helix domain-containing protein codes for MRGYCHLDYEARRKIERYANAGFSMRRIALVLGVSPSTVSRELRRNSHRAIYLARHAQAYYEARKFLSAPTYRGQLIFRCSSVGVCLCIPKTDRLLTAWASDYRNARYRRNGDRPDSPYRTVRRRRASLFAVWHKPIQPRLMKLKLQHYGQKETPPGEVNPFGDPPKFWETNTKNSPAIAPDTLLCA; via the coding sequence ATGCGCGGTTACTGCCACCTTGATTACGAAGCTCGCCGAAAGATAGAGCGTTACGCCAACGCCGGCTTTTCCATGCGTCGTATCGCTTTGGTATTGGGCGTTAGCCCTTCCACCGTAAGTAGGGAACTGAGGCGCAACAGCCACAGGGCTATCTATTTGGCCCGTCATGCGCAGGCTTATTATGAGGCCCGTAAGTTTTTGTCGGCGCCCACGTATCGAGGCCAGCTTATTTTTAGGTGTTCTTCCGTAGGCGTTTGTCTTTGCATACCAAAAACCGACCGTCTTCTGACCGCTTGGGCTTCGGACTACCGCAACGCCCGTTACCGGCGCAACGGAGACCGACCCGACAGTCCTTACCGCACTGTACGCAGGCGCCGGGCAAGCCTCTTCGCCGTATGGCATAAGCCGATACAGCCCCGCCTAATGAAACTCAAACTGCAGCACTACGGCCAAAAAGAAACCCCGCCGGGCGAGGTGAATCCGTTCGGTGATCCGCCGAAGTTTTGGGAGACTAATACGAAAAATTCACCGGCTATTGCGCCGGATACGCTTCTCTGTGCCTAA
- a CDS encoding DUF4488 domain-containing protein, producing MKKIKLVFVAFAVLALASLAIYGCGGEDAINSEESSGSPLVGTWQHCGKDSVPINNYYRKEGLRRFKVFTEKDFVVVNVLDPDKLCNCEIVGSYTLKDSTYVEKVGYVMPKLRMLIGKENTFKFRIEGDYMFVEGTNNPFNEIWKRMDVELDELTKQ from the coding sequence ATGAAAAAAATCAAACTGGTTTTCGTAGCGTTTGCGGTTTTGGCTTTGGCCAGCCTTGCGATTTATGGTTGTGGCGGAGAGGATGCAATCAATAGTGAAGAATCTTCGGGAAGTCCTTTGGTGGGTACGTGGCAACACTGTGGCAAAGATAGCGTACCTATCAACAACTATTACCGTAAGGAAGGGCTGAGACGGTTCAAAGTGTTTACTGAGAAGGATTTTGTGGTGGTAAACGTATTGGATCCCGACAAGCTGTGTAATTGCGAGATAGTGGGCTCGTATACGCTAAAGGACAGCACTTATGTGGAGAAGGTGGGCTATGTTATGCCAAAACTCCGGATGCTTATAGGCAAGGAGAATACGTTCAAGTTTCGGATAGAGGGCGACTATATGTTTGTGGAGGGGACTAATAACCCTTTTAACGAAATATGGAAGCGGATGGACGTGGAGTTGGATGAGTTGACAAAACAGTGA